A window of the Dyadobacter pollutisoli genome harbors these coding sequences:
- a CDS encoding hydantoinase B/oxoprolinase family protein, producing the protein MNSHYLGTSSLISVSRIILEQKNNLSWKIWIDTGGTFTDCLAIDPTGNKTRIKVLSSSRLRGRITEKIKAFQYRFEANWEFNDDLLIGYQFRLQGQTQFSKLAAIDHQEKILTLEDDIPFTHPADFEITTNEEAPVLAARLLTKTPLNSSFPPIEMRLGTTRGTNALLERKGAKTLLVVTKGFKDLLYIGNQQRPSLFQLNIPEPKLLYSDVLEVDERLDASGNILQDYIEENNVLQDTGTYESVAISLLHSYQNPVHETAIADAFRSHGVKYVSSSSSLFPFSHYLRRTQTAVVNAYLDPILDRYLHNIQSVLSNGTLKVMTSTGSLADLSGFRAKDSLLSGPAGGMVAATNLARRLGFPKVITFDMGGTSTDTALIDGQPELKYISEIDGIEFHNPMLAIETVAAGGGSICWFDGFSLQVGPESAGANPGPACYGAGGPLTITDVNLLLGKLDAAKFGIPVHPEAAVAKLDLLAKSIEERTGNKLTFRELLTGLERIANEKMADAIRKISVAKGISPHDYSLVTFGGAGGLHSCQLAELLDMDTVIIPYDAGLFSAVGMGEALISTIVSKQILLPWTEAESRIEIWKNDLIHSAALSIRAQGVEGYEVAFCYVYLRFAGQENTIETAYDGSDTLLAFEKAYKTQFGYYPQNLSIELESIKLKVQEKTAFRETESIKKDGLTIQPTRQVIPFFEIENKNDPVGIFEWDTVTPGGQINGPAILLNNTSTSFIPKGWKLVIQDKKDAIAFRDTSSKMDADSHREEVALQLFTNRFNAIAEEMGVQLQRTAFSVNVKERLDFSCALLDAEGELLVNAQHIPVHLGSMGICGRLVRAAIPIGPGDVIITNHPGYGGSHLPDITLISGVFTNENQCIGYVINRAHHAEIGGKTPGSMPPDATYLAEEGVVILPQYLVRANEFQWDTISALFMTGPYPTRSFISNEADIIAALSALRKGSQQLLKLVEIHGLSEVKKYMSLLKESTVQQLQTALLPLHNQTFEATEYLDDGHCIQVKINVTPTRQIFDFTGTSAVHPNNLNANISILYSAILYVLRLLVDKEIPLNDGLMKNVEIQLPKNSFLHPDFSDDPQHCPAVVGGNTEVSQRLVDTLLKAFGLAACSQGTMNNFLFGNDQFGYYETIGGGVGAGKTFPGRSAVHQHMTNTRITDPEQLERKYPVRLLEFGVRKNSGGKGQFKGGDGIVRKVEFLAPLQVTLLGQHRRSAPYGLNGGANGQCGKHTLVSGQVVRELPGISSLMVEAGDILTIETPGGGGFGNE; encoded by the coding sequence ATGAATAGCCATTACCTTGGTACTTCATCATTAATCTCAGTAAGCCGGATCATTTTGGAACAAAAGAATAACCTATCCTGGAAAATATGGATTGACACCGGCGGCACCTTTACAGACTGCCTGGCCATTGACCCAACTGGCAACAAAACCCGGATCAAAGTACTAAGTTCAAGCCGTTTGAGGGGAAGGATTACTGAGAAGATTAAAGCTTTCCAGTACCGTTTTGAGGCAAATTGGGAGTTTAATGATGATTTATTGATTGGTTATCAATTCCGTTTGCAAGGTCAAACCCAATTCAGCAAACTGGCAGCCATTGATCATCAAGAAAAAATACTGACGCTGGAAGACGACATTCCCTTCACGCATCCGGCTGATTTTGAAATAACGACAAACGAAGAAGCGCCTGTGCTGGCTGCTCGGCTACTTACCAAAACTCCGCTGAACAGCTCGTTTCCTCCCATTGAAATGCGCCTCGGTACCACCCGTGGAACCAATGCATTGCTGGAAAGAAAAGGTGCGAAAACCCTGCTAGTCGTTACAAAAGGTTTTAAAGACCTGCTTTACATTGGCAATCAGCAGCGGCCTTCGCTTTTTCAACTCAACATTCCCGAACCTAAATTGCTTTATTCCGATGTGCTCGAAGTCGATGAGCGGCTGGATGCATCCGGGAACATTTTGCAAGATTATATTGAAGAAAATAATGTACTACAGGACACCGGAACATACGAATCAGTTGCGATTTCTTTGCTGCATTCGTACCAGAATCCGGTTCATGAAACAGCCATTGCTGATGCGTTCAGAAGTCATGGCGTTAAATATGTGTCTTCATCATCCAGTCTGTTTCCATTTTCACATTACCTGCGGCGGACGCAAACCGCTGTTGTGAATGCTTATCTGGACCCGATTCTGGACCGGTACCTTCATAATATTCAAAGCGTTTTGAGCAACGGCACACTCAAAGTGATGACCAGTACGGGAAGCTTGGCAGACCTGAGCGGATTTCGTGCCAAAGACAGTTTGCTAAGCGGACCGGCCGGCGGAATGGTAGCAGCGACCAACCTTGCCCGGCGGCTGGGATTCCCGAAAGTAATCACATTCGACATGGGCGGTACCAGCACCGATACTGCATTGATAGACGGCCAGCCGGAATTAAAATATATTTCGGAAATTGACGGGATCGAGTTCCATAACCCCATGCTGGCCATTGAAACCGTTGCTGCCGGCGGAGGTTCCATTTGCTGGTTCGACGGCTTTTCATTGCAGGTAGGGCCGGAAAGTGCCGGTGCCAATCCGGGGCCTGCATGCTACGGAGCAGGTGGCCCACTCACGATCACCGACGTAAATCTCTTGCTGGGCAAACTGGACGCCGCCAAGTTCGGTATACCAGTCCACCCCGAAGCAGCAGTCGCAAAACTTGACTTACTGGCAAAATCCATTGAGGAACGTACCGGCAACAAACTCACATTCCGTGAACTGCTCACCGGCCTGGAAAGGATCGCTAATGAGAAAATGGCCGATGCAATCCGTAAAATTTCAGTTGCAAAAGGCATTAGTCCCCACGATTATTCGCTCGTTACTTTTGGCGGTGCGGGCGGGCTTCATAGCTGCCAGCTGGCTGAGTTGCTGGATATGGACACGGTCATCATTCCGTACGACGCCGGGCTTTTCAGTGCGGTCGGTATGGGCGAGGCATTGATCAGTACCATTGTTTCCAAACAAATATTGCTTCCCTGGACAGAAGCGGAATCCCGCATTGAAATATGGAAAAATGATCTGATCCATTCGGCAGCGCTATCCATTCGGGCGCAGGGCGTGGAAGGTTATGAAGTTGCTTTTTGTTATGTATACCTCCGTTTTGCCGGGCAAGAAAATACGATTGAAACTGCATACGATGGTAGCGACACTTTACTGGCTTTTGAGAAAGCATACAAAACCCAATTCGGCTACTATCCCCAAAACCTGAGCATTGAACTGGAAAGCATTAAACTGAAAGTCCAGGAAAAAACAGCATTTAGGGAAACTGAATCAATCAAAAAAGACGGACTGACGATCCAACCTACCAGACAGGTTATTCCTTTTTTTGAAATAGAAAATAAGAACGACCCGGTTGGAATTTTTGAGTGGGATACTGTCACACCCGGAGGACAGATCAATGGTCCGGCGATTTTGCTGAACAATACTTCAACTTCCTTTATTCCAAAAGGTTGGAAACTGGTCATTCAGGATAAAAAAGATGCCATTGCATTCAGGGATACTTCTTCGAAAATGGATGCGGATAGTCATCGGGAGGAAGTAGCGCTGCAGCTTTTCACCAATCGTTTTAATGCTATAGCCGAAGAAATGGGCGTGCAGCTGCAAAGGACAGCGTTTTCGGTGAATGTAAAGGAAAGGCTGGATTTTTCGTGTGCATTGCTCGACGCGGAAGGTGAATTGCTTGTGAATGCGCAACACATTCCGGTGCATTTGGGTAGTATGGGAATTTGTGGCAGGCTTGTGAGGGCGGCGATTCCTATTGGCCCGGGTGACGTGATTATCACTAATCACCCAGGGTACGGCGGTTCGCATTTGCCCGATATCACATTGATTTCCGGTGTTTTTACCAATGAAAATCAATGTATCGGATACGTGATCAACAGGGCGCACCACGCGGAAATCGGTGGAAAAACTCCTGGTTCTATGCCGCCGGATGCTACTTACCTCGCAGAAGAAGGTGTGGTCATATTACCGCAATACCTGGTGCGCGCCAATGAATTTCAATGGGATACGATCAGTGCACTTTTCATGACTGGCCCCTATCCTACCCGGTCGTTTATTTCCAATGAAGCCGACATCATTGCAGCATTGTCGGCCTTGCGAAAAGGGAGCCAGCAACTTTTGAAACTGGTAGAAATTCACGGTCTTTCAGAAGTAAAGAAGTACATGTCGCTCCTCAAAGAAAGTACCGTCCAACAATTGCAAACCGCACTTTTGCCACTGCATAACCAAACATTTGAGGCCACTGAATACCTGGATGACGGCCATTGCATTCAGGTAAAAATCAATGTCACACCGACCAGGCAGATTTTCGATTTTACCGGAACATCGGCAGTTCATCCCAATAATCTCAACGCGAACATTTCGATTTTATACAGCGCCATTCTGTACGTTTTGCGGCTGCTGGTCGATAAAGAAATTCCATTGAATGATGGCTTAATGAAAAATGTGGAGATCCAACTTCCCAAAAACAGCTTCCTCCATCCCGATTTTTCAGACGATCCGCAACATTGTCCTGCCGTAGTGGGCGGCAATACAGAAGTCAGCCAGCGGTTGGTGGATACATTGTTGAAAGCATTCGGACTCGCGGCTTGCAGCCAGGGGACGATGAACAATTTTCTTTTCGGAAATGATCAGTTTGGTTATTACGAAACAATTGGTGGCGGAGTAGGCGCGGGAAAAACTTTCCCAGGAAGGTCAGCCGTGCACCAGCATATGACCAATACCCGCATTACCGATCCCGAGCAACTGGAACGCAAGTATCCCGTACGGCTACTGGAATTCGGCGTTCGCAAAAATTCGGGCGGAAAAGGACAGTTCAAAGGAGGCGACGGCATCGTAAGAAAAGTGGAATTCCTCGCGCCTTTGCAAGTAACATTGCTCGGACAACATCGCCGATCTGCGCCTTACGGTTTGAATGGCGGGGCAAACGGGCAATGTGGCAAACATACATTGGTTTCGGGGCAGGTAGTGAGAGAATTGCCGGGAATTTCCAGTTTAATGGTCGAAGCAGGTGATATTCTGACAATTGAAACACCGGGCGGCGGCGGCTTTGGGAATGAGTAA
- a CDS encoding aldehyde dehydrogenase (NADP(+)): MTTSKHTLESILEKSQEAFNIINTYSISKRVAFMRVVADEIEALGPELIQTAMAESNLPEARLAGEKGRTIFQWRSYADAVERGQSLDASIDTANAERTPPKPDIRKTNVGLGPVAVFGASNFPFAFSTAGGDTASAIAAGCPVVVKAHPGHPKTSQIMADAISRAVEKSGFPEGTFAHIFCETNEEAQALVSHPVIKAVGFTGSNRGGLALVDIANKRPEPIPVFAEMGSINPVFLLPGKLNTSASETAKQYAASLTLGVGQFCTNPGLLISLDGPGLEEFAEALTEEILKIVPAPMLNAGIAKGYTGNRQKVMTQSGVELLAVATAEAAEGQGAATVATVSGIDFLINDDLQQEVFGPFALIVKCKDAEELLAVAGKVHGQLTATLLATGEDLATYQELVAVIQTKCGRIIFNNFPTGVEVCKSMHHGGPFPSSSTSQFTSVGADSIKRFVRPLSFQNWPDEFLPDELKNENPLAIFRTVNNEVTNGAVGDRPSAVK, translated from the coding sequence ATGACTACATCAAAGCATACATTGGAAAGCATTCTTGAAAAATCACAGGAAGCGTTTAACATCATCAACACCTATTCCATCTCAAAACGAGTGGCTTTCATGCGGGTTGTTGCGGATGAAATTGAAGCCCTTGGTCCGGAACTGATCCAGACCGCCATGGCAGAATCGAACCTGCCCGAAGCACGTCTGGCTGGAGAAAAAGGAAGGACCATATTTCAATGGCGCAGCTATGCCGATGCTGTAGAGCGTGGCCAGTCGCTGGACGCCAGCATTGATACCGCCAATGCAGAGCGTACACCGCCCAAGCCGGATATCAGAAAAACCAATGTCGGACTAGGCCCTGTGGCTGTTTTTGGAGCGAGTAACTTCCCGTTTGCATTTTCGACAGCGGGCGGTGACACGGCCAGTGCCATCGCCGCGGGTTGCCCGGTGGTGGTAAAAGCACATCCGGGCCATCCTAAAACTTCGCAGATCATGGCTGACGCGATCAGTCGTGCGGTGGAGAAAAGTGGTTTTCCAGAAGGAACATTTGCTCATATTTTTTGTGAAACCAATGAAGAGGCTCAGGCACTTGTAAGTCACCCGGTGATCAAAGCTGTTGGATTTACGGGATCAAACCGTGGCGGACTGGCGTTGGTGGACATTGCCAACAAGCGTCCTGAACCGATTCCGGTTTTCGCCGAAATGGGCAGCATTAATCCGGTATTTCTCTTACCCGGAAAACTAAATACTTCTGCCAGCGAGACAGCCAAGCAATATGCCGCCTCACTGACTTTGGGTGTAGGCCAGTTCTGTACCAATCCCGGATTACTGATAAGCCTTGATGGACCCGGACTTGAAGAATTCGCGGAGGCATTGACTGAGGAAATACTGAAAATAGTGCCTGCTCCAATGCTCAATGCAGGTATAGCAAAAGGATACACGGGCAATCGCCAAAAAGTGATGACCCAATCTGGGGTAGAATTGCTCGCTGTCGCGACCGCCGAAGCAGCGGAAGGCCAGGGTGCTGCTACTGTCGCGACGGTTTCAGGAATTGACTTTTTGATCAATGATGACTTGCAGCAGGAGGTTTTTGGGCCATTTGCGTTAATTGTTAAATGTAAGGATGCCGAGGAGCTGCTGGCAGTTGCAGGTAAAGTACATGGGCAGCTTACCGCTACATTGCTGGCGACTGGTGAAGACCTTGCGACCTATCAGGAACTCGTTGCAGTGATTCAGACTAAATGTGGACGGATCATTTTTAATAATTTCCCTACTGGCGTGGAAGTTTGTAAATCCATGCACCACGGCGGGCCATTCCCATCGTCGAGCACCAGCCAGTTTACATCTGTCGGTGCCGATTCGATCAAGCGTTTTGTGAGACCATTGAGTTTCCAGAACTGGCCGGATGAATTTTTGCCTGACGAATTGAAAAATGAAAATCCGTTGGCTATTTTCAGAACAGTAAATAATGAGGTAACGAATGGGGCTGTCGGCGATCGGCCGTCGGCTGTCAAGTAA
- a CDS encoding ArsR/SmtB family transcription factor: MKGDIFQAIADPTRRAILVLIAAQSMTPNALAQHFDTTRQAVSKHIKVLADCELLTQAKTGREIHYYFNGVKMKELDHWLAQFKKHWEDRFNQLDQVLINLNSNNQ, translated from the coding sequence ATGAAAGGAGACATTTTTCAAGCAATTGCAGACCCGACCAGAAGGGCGATTTTGGTACTCATCGCCGCTCAATCTATGACGCCTAACGCGCTGGCTCAGCATTTTGACACAACCAGACAGGCGGTTTCGAAGCACATCAAAGTCCTGGCCGATTGTGAGCTGCTCACGCAGGCCAAGACCGGGAGAGAAATTCATTATTATTTCAATGGTGTAAAAATGAAGGAATTAGACCACTGGCTTGCTCAGTTCAAAAAGCACTGGGAAGACCGTTTCAATCAACTGGATCAAGTATTAATCAACCTAAATTCAAATAACCAATGA
- a CDS encoding APC family permease, with protein sequence MPSDSNSFKPTLGLVDATMLVAGSMIGSGIFIVSADIVRNTGSVGWLMFVWLITGFMTLTAALSYGELSAMFPKAGGQYIYLKEAYNPLISFLYGWSFFTVIQTATIAAVAVAFAKFTAYLLPQFSEDIVALDLGFLKISPAQLLSIVVIVLLTFINTRGVNSGKIIQTTFTLTKLLSLLGLIVFGLLFMKPEIWAANWDSATMWDLHKLNVDGSVASLTTIAAFGAIAASMVGSIFSSDSWNNVTFIAGEIKNPQRNIGLSLALGTIIVTIIYVMTNVMYTGVLSLQEIASSDKDRVAVTASNVIFGSSGTIIIAVMIMISTFGCNNGLIMSGARVYYSMAKDGLFFKKVGVLNKNSVPEFGLWIQCIIASLWALSGKYGNLLDMISFVVVVFYMLTIIGIFILRKKRPDAERPYKAFGYPFLPIIYIVMGIAFCVLLIIYKPEYTWPGLIIVLLGIPVYYMVARKEISA encoded by the coding sequence ATGCCTTCGGACAGCAATTCCTTTAAACCCACATTGGGTCTTGTAGACGCTACAATGCTCGTTGCCGGTAGCATGATCGGATCGGGCATTTTTATTGTCAGCGCAGACATCGTGCGAAATACCGGAAGTGTGGGCTGGCTGATGTTTGTCTGGCTGATCACGGGATTTATGACGCTTACGGCTGCATTGAGTTACGGAGAGCTGAGTGCCATGTTTCCGAAAGCGGGCGGCCAGTATATTTATCTCAAAGAAGCATACAATCCGCTGATCAGCTTTCTGTACGGTTGGAGCTTTTTTACGGTGATCCAAACGGCGACCATTGCTGCCGTGGCGGTTGCATTTGCTAAATTTACCGCCTATCTGCTACCGCAATTCAGCGAAGACATTGTGGCGCTTGATTTAGGTTTTCTCAAAATTTCCCCCGCCCAGTTACTGTCCATTGTAGTCATCGTTTTGTTGACGTTTATCAATACACGTGGTGTCAACAGCGGAAAAATCATTCAAACTACTTTCACGCTGACCAAACTGTTAAGCCTTCTTGGCCTGATCGTATTCGGCTTGCTTTTCATGAAACCTGAAATATGGGCGGCCAACTGGGATTCGGCCACCATGTGGGATTTGCACAAGCTGAATGTGGACGGAAGCGTGGCTTCCCTGACAACCATTGCGGCTTTCGGAGCGATAGCAGCGTCCATGGTGGGCTCAATTTTTAGTAGCGACTCGTGGAATAATGTAACTTTTATCGCTGGGGAAATTAAGAATCCGCAGCGCAATATCGGGTTGAGCCTTGCATTGGGAACAATCATTGTGACCATCATTTATGTGATGACCAATGTGATGTACACCGGCGTTTTATCATTGCAGGAAATCGCTTCTTCGGATAAAGACCGTGTGGCAGTAACGGCATCCAATGTGATTTTCGGAAGCTCAGGAACGATCATTATTGCAGTCATGATCATGATTTCCACATTTGGCTGCAATAATGGATTGATTATGTCGGGCGCCAGGGTTTATTACTCGATGGCCAAAGACGGATTGTTTTTTAAGAAAGTAGGGGTTTTGAACAAAAACTCAGTTCCTGAATTCGGACTGTGGATCCAATGTATCATCGCTTCGTTGTGGGCATTGAGCGGCAAGTATGGTAACTTGCTGGATATGATTTCTTTCGTGGTAGTAGTATTTTACATGCTCACGATCATTGGAATTTTCATACTTCGTAAAAAGCGGCCGGATGCGGAAAGACCTTACAAAGCGTTTGGCTATCCATTTCTGCCGATCATTTACATTGTAATGGGTATCGCATTTTGTGTGCTGCTCATCATTTACAAACCTGAGTACACCTGGCCGGGACTGATCATTGTGCTACTGGGTATTCCGGTCTATTATATGGTCGCTCGCAAAGAGATTTCTGCCTGA
- a CDS encoding SRPBCC family protein: MKTDLLVNFSVDKENNKINVEREFAAPVANVWAAWTQSNILDQWWAPKPWKARTKSMDFKEGGHWLYAMVGPEGEEHWARLDYKSISPLKSFTGIDAFCDAEGNLNPAFGRSTWTNEFTGASDSTTVSISIQYDNLADLEQIIQMGFKEGFLAAMENLDEIFQK, from the coding sequence ATGAAAACTGACCTGTTAGTTAATTTTTCTGTCGACAAGGAAAATAACAAAATCAATGTAGAAAGAGAATTCGCGGCACCTGTTGCCAATGTATGGGCTGCATGGACCCAGAGTAATATTCTCGATCAATGGTGGGCTCCAAAACCATGGAAGGCCAGAACAAAAAGTATGGATTTCAAGGAAGGCGGTCACTGGCTGTACGCAATGGTAGGGCCGGAAGGCGAAGAGCATTGGGCCAGACTCGATTACAAATCCATATCTCCACTGAAAAGTTTTACAGGGATAGACGCATTCTGCGACGCAGAAGGAAATCTTAACCCTGCCTTTGGGAGATCTACCTGGACCAACGAGTTCACAGGTGCGTCTGATTCCACCACGGTGTCTATCAGCATTCAGTATGATAACCTTGCGGATCTGGAACAAATTATTCAGATGGGCTTTAAAGAAGGGTTTCTTGCCGCAATGGAAAATTTGGACGAAATTTTTCAGAAATAA
- a CDS encoding 4-hydroxyproline epimerase: MRKTFFCIDAHTCGNPVRVVAGGGPLLQGNSMMERRLHFLKEFDWIRKGLMFEPRGHDMMSGSILYPPVDPANDIGVLYIETSGCLPMCGHGTIGTVTIAIEEGLVTPKIPGKLRLETPAGLVLVEYVQEGKKVKSVKLINIKSFLAAENLQVECPDLGTLTVDVSYGGNFYAIVDPQENFKGIENYTADQLISWSRVCRQRMNEQYKFVHPENEHINGLSHFLWTGATLDPTSTARNAVFYGDKAIDRSPCGTGTSARMAQWHAKGKLKQGDQFIHESIIGSKFTGTVEEEVTIAGKPAIIPGIEGWAVVTGYNTIFIDDEEDPYAFGFQVL, from the coding sequence ATGCGTAAAACATTTTTTTGCATTGATGCCCATACCTGTGGCAATCCCGTGCGTGTCGTAGCGGGCGGCGGGCCACTTTTGCAGGGTAATAGCATGATGGAGCGTAGGCTTCATTTTCTCAAAGAATTCGATTGGATCAGAAAAGGGCTGATGTTCGAGCCACGCGGGCACGACATGATGAGTGGTAGCATATTGTACCCACCCGTTGATCCTGCCAACGATATTGGTGTATTGTACATTGAAACCAGTGGTTGCCTGCCGATGTGTGGCCACGGAACGATCGGTACTGTAACTATTGCGATCGAGGAAGGCCTGGTAACACCCAAAATTCCGGGCAAGCTACGGTTGGAAACACCTGCAGGACTTGTTTTAGTAGAATATGTTCAGGAAGGTAAAAAAGTTAAATCAGTCAAGCTGATTAACATTAAGTCGTTTCTGGCTGCTGAGAATTTGCAGGTGGAATGTCCTGATCTCGGTACATTGACTGTGGATGTGTCTTACGGAGGTAACTTTTATGCTATCGTCGATCCACAGGAGAATTTCAAAGGCATTGAAAACTATACTGCCGATCAATTGATCAGTTGGAGCAGGGTTTGTCGTCAGCGAATGAACGAGCAATATAAATTCGTCCATCCTGAAAACGAACATATCAACGGCCTGAGCCACTTCCTCTGGACAGGGGCGACATTAGACCCGACATCTACTGCACGTAATGCGGTTTTTTATGGAGATAAAGCCATCGACAGATCTCCCTGCGGCACCGGTACTTCGGCCAGAATGGCCCAATGGCATGCCAAGGGCAAACTGAAACAAGGCGATCAATTTATTCACGAAAGCATCATTGGTTCCAAATTTACAGGCACAGTGGAGGAGGAGGTTACCATCGCAGGCAAACCTGCCATCATTCCGGGCATCGAAGGTTGGGCAGTCGTGACGGGCTACAATACGATTTTTATTGACGACGAAGAAGATCCGTATGCGTTCGGGTTTCAGGTGTTGTGA
- a CDS encoding NRAMP family divalent metal transporter, giving the protein MSSKSSKALLGAAFLMATSAVGPGFLTQTTVFTEQLMTSFGFIILLSIIIDLCVQYNIWQVITVSGKRAQDLANELFPGLGYFLALLIVVGGLAFNIGNVAGAGLGIEAMTGVPVQTGAVVSAGVAITVFLFKEAGKVMDTFAKILGFLMILLILYIAFTSHPPLGEAITHTFFPQKFDPIATLTLVGGTVGGYISFAGAHRLLDSGVRGESSLSQVNKSASTGILVTAIIRYLLFLATLGILLASAKINPGNPAASVFENAAGGFGKQLFGLMIWAAAITSVVGAAYTSISFLRSFHPFLDKYHTYLTIVFILISTVVFLLVGRPVRILIFVGTLNGFVLPIALAIILIASRKSRLVGSYKHPLALQVAGWVVVGVLIGMGVLGLNG; this is encoded by the coding sequence ATGTCCTCTAAATCCTCCAAAGCCCTGCTAGGCGCAGCTTTCCTGATGGCCACTTCCGCAGTAGGACCAGGTTTCCTGACGCAGACGACCGTGTTTACAGAACAGCTCATGACCAGCTTCGGCTTCATTATCCTGCTATCGATCATCATTGATCTTTGTGTGCAGTATAACATCTGGCAGGTCATTACCGTGTCAGGCAAACGCGCTCAGGATCTCGCTAACGAACTTTTCCCCGGCCTCGGATATTTTCTGGCTTTGCTGATAGTAGTCGGCGGACTGGCGTTCAACATTGGCAATGTGGCTGGTGCCGGACTGGGAATTGAAGCGATGACGGGAGTTCCCGTGCAGACCGGCGCGGTAGTGAGTGCGGGCGTGGCGATCACCGTTTTTCTGTTTAAGGAAGCGGGTAAGGTCATGGATACCTTTGCCAAAATCCTCGGATTTCTGATGATCCTGTTGATCCTGTACATTGCATTCACTTCTCACCCTCCCCTCGGCGAGGCGATAACACATACATTCTTTCCTCAAAAATTCGATCCTATCGCCACGCTTACCCTCGTAGGCGGGACCGTGGGCGGCTACATTTCCTTCGCAGGTGCCCACCGCCTGCTCGACTCAGGCGTACGCGGAGAATCTTCTCTTTCACAGGTTAACAAAAGTGCTTCCACCGGTATTCTGGTCACGGCTATCATCCGCTACCTGCTGTTTCTGGCCACATTAGGCATACTACTCGCGAGTGCGAAAATCAATCCCGGCAATCCCGCAGCTTCGGTTTTTGAAAATGCGGCTGGTGGTTTTGGAAAGCAATTATTTGGGCTAATGATCTGGGCGGCGGCCATTACTTCGGTGGTCGGCGCGGCTTACACTTCCATTTCGTTTTTGCGGTCATTTCATCCTTTTCTGGATAAGTACCACACGTATCTTACCATTGTTTTTATTCTAATTTCAACAGTTGTCTTCCTTTTGGTAGGGCGGCCTGTCAGGATTTTGATATTCGTGGGGACGTTAAACGGTTTCGTTTTACCGATAGCCCTCGCCATTATCCTCATCGCCAGCCGCAAATCCCGACTAGTAGGAAGCTACAAACATCCATTGGCATTGCAGGTGGCGGGTTGGGTAGTTGTGGGGGTTTTGATTGGTATGGGGGTGTTGGGGCTTAATGGCTGA